One segment of Theobroma cacao cultivar B97-61/B2 chromosome 9, Criollo_cocoa_genome_V2, whole genome shotgun sequence DNA contains the following:
- the LOC18588406 gene encoding glutamate-rich WD repeat-containing protein 1: MARTLKNPKKAKRKNKGSKKGDGASASSSVPTIQPRVWQPGVDELEEGEELQCDSSAYNSLHAFHIGWPCLSFDIVRDSLGSDRKDFPHTVYFVTGTQAEKASWNSIGVFKVSNVSGKRRELVPTKSVEDDPDMDAESSDSEDSEDEEEGGSGAPVLQLRKVAHHGCVNRIRAMTQNPHICASWADSGHVQVWDFSSHLNALAESETEGVQGASSVFNQAPLVNFRGHKDEGYAIDWSPVVAGRLVTGDCKNCIHLWEPTSGSTWNVDATPFVGHSASVEDLQWSPTEPHAFVSCSVDGTIAIWDIRLGKSPAASFKAHDADVNVVSWNRQASCMLASGSDDGTFSIHDFRLLKDGNTVVAHFKYHKYPVTSIEWSPHEASTLAVSSSDNQLTIWDLSLEKDEEEEAEFKAQTREQVNAPEDLPPQLLFVHQGQKDLKELHWHAQIPGMIVSTAADGFNILMPSNIQSTLPSNGS, translated from the exons ATGGCTCGCACTctcaaaaaccctaaaaaggcaaagagaaagaacaaG GGCTCAAAGAAAGGAGATGGAGCATCAGCATCTTCTTCGGTGCCGACGATTCAGCCAAGGGTTTGGCAACCAGGAGTCGACGAATTGGAGGAAGGAGAAGAGCTTCAGTGTGACTCTTCTGCTTATAATTCTCTTCACGCTTTTCACATTGGATGGCCTTGTTTGAg CTTTGATATTGTTCGCGATTCATTGGGTTCAGACAGGAAAGATTTTCCACATACAGTGTATTTTGTTACAGGCACTCAG GCTGAGAAAGCTTCTTGGAACTCTATTGGAGTGTTTAAAGTAAGTAATGTTTCTGGGAAAAGACGTGAACTAGTTCCTACCAAATCTGTGGAGGATGATCCTGATATGGATGCAGAAAGTAGTGATAGTGAGGATAGTGAAGATGAGGAAGAAGGTGGATCTGGTGCGCCAGTTTTGCAG TTGCGAAAGGTAGCTCATCATGGATGTGTTAACCGTATACGTGCAATGACACAAAATCCTCACATATGTGCATCTTGGGCTGATAGTGGCCATGTTCAG GTGTGGGACTTCAGTTCTCATCTGAATGCTTTAGCAGAGTCAGAGACGGAAGGTGTCCAGGGAGCTTCTTCAGTTTTTAATCAGGCTCCATTAGTTAACTTCCGTGGCCACAAAGATGAAGGCTATGCAATTGATTGGAGTCCTGTTGTCGCTGGAAGACTTGTTACAG GGGACTGCAAGAATTGTATTCATTTGTGGGAGCCTACATCTGGTTCAACATGGAATGTTGATGCTACTCCATTTGTTGGACATTCTGCAAGTGTAGAAGACCTACAA TGGAGTCCAACTGAACCTCATGCATTTGTCTCCTGTTCTGTGGATGGGACTATTGCAATTTGGGATATCCGTTTAGGCAAGTCACCTGCAGCTTCTTTTAAGGCACATGATGCAGATGTGAATGTAGTCTCATGGAACAG GCAGGCTAGTTGTATGTTAGCATCTGGAAGTGATGATGGAACATTTTCAATTCATGATTTTAGGTTGCTCAAG GATGGAAATACAGTGGTAGCTCATTTCAAGTACCATAAATATCCTGTGACATCCATTGAGTGGAGCCCACATGAAGCCTCCACTTTGGCAGTTTCATCTTCTGATAATCAGTTAAC AATATGGGATCTTTCTTTAGAAAAGGATGAAGAAGAGGAAGCAGAGTTCAAAGCTCAAACAAGGGAGCAAGTTAATGCCCCAGAAGATTTACCTCCGCAACTTCTTTTTGTTCATCAG GGGCAGAAGGACTTGAAAGAACTTCATTGGCATGCTCAGATTCCTGGAATGATTGTGTCAACTGCAGCAGATGGTTTCAACATCCTAATGCCTTCAAATATACAGAGTACTCTCCCCTCCAATGGTTCTTGA
- the LOC18588407 gene encoding enhanced ethylene response protein 5 isoform X2, with amino-acid sequence MPSTSSRLIKQSDKFSQFGEILAPLFRSLQSYRLGNLVDAYHAFEKFANAFIQEFRNWESSWALQALYVIAYEIRVLAERADRELASNGKSPEKLKGAGSFLMKVFGVLAGKGPKRVGALYVTCQLFKIYFKLGTVHLCRSVIRSIETARIFDFEEFPRRDKVTYMYYTGRLEVFNENFPAADHKLSYALTHCNPLREANIRMILKYLIPVKLSLGILPNAWLLEKYNLLEYSNVVQALKRGDLRLLRHALQEHEDRFLRSGVYLVLEKLELQVYQRLVKKIYIIQKQKDPSKAHQLKLEVIVKALKWLEMDMDLDEVECIMTILIYKNLVKGYFAHKSKVVVLSKQDPFPKLNGKPVNS; translated from the exons ATGCCCTCAACTTCTTCCag ATTGATAAAGCAGTCAGATAAGTTTTCACAGTTTGGTGAGATTTTGGCCCCACTTTTTCGTTCACTGCAAAGCTATAGACTTGGAAACTTGGTTGATGCCTACCATGCCTTCGAAAAATTTGCAAA TGCTTTTATTCAGGAGTTTCGGAATTGGGAATCATCGTGGGCATTGCAGGCATTGTATGTTATTGCTTATGAAATTCGGGTTCTGGCAGAGAGG GCTGATAGAGAGTTGGCTTCTAATGGAAAGTCCCCAGAGAAATTGAAGGGAGCTGGCTCATTCCTTATGAAAGTATTTGGTGTTCTCGCT GGAAAAGGCCCAAAACGCGTCGGAGCATTATATGTGACTTGCCAGCTGTTTAAAATCTACTTCAAG CTTGGTACAGTTCACCTCTGCCGAAGTGTCATAAGAAGTATTGAAACTGCTCgtatttttgattttgaggAATTTCCTAGAAGAGACAAG GTCACTTACATGTATTATACTGGGCGTTTGGAAgttttcaatgaaaattttcctGCT GCTGACCACAAGTTATCATATGCCTTGACACATTGCAACCCTCTCAGAGAAGCAAATATAAG gatgatattaaaatacttgaTACCAGTGAAGCTTTCATTAGGCATCTTACCTAATGCTTGGCTCCTAGAGAAGTATAACCTCCTTGAG TACAGCAATGTTGTACAAGCTCTAAAAAGGGGTGATCTCCGACTTCTTCGGCATGCTCTCCAAGAACATGAGGACCG GTTCTTGAGATCTGGCGTATATCTTGTTCTAGAGAAGCTAGAGCTCCAAGTTTACCAAAGATTGGTGAAGAAAAT TTACATCATCCAAAAGCAAAAGGACCCTAGCAAAGCTCACCAGTTGAAGTTGGAAGTAATTGTCAAAGCATTGAAATGGCTTGAGATGGACATGGATTTGGATGAG GTTGAGTGCATAATGACCATTCTTATATACAAAAATCTTGTGAAAGGGTACTTTGCTCACAAGAGCAAAGTAGTTGTTTTAAGCAAGCAAGATCCATTCCCCAAATTAAATGGAAAGCCTGTAAACTCATAG
- the LOC18588407 gene encoding enhanced ethylene response protein 5 isoform X1, whose product MLRGAMAYPSMGEAHRRITDYLNNFSDAVSDQDVASLAQLFSFSSNSPSLLSLADALNFFQDANRLIKQSDKFSQFGEILAPLFRSLQSYRLGNLVDAYHAFEKFANAFIQEFRNWESSWALQALYVIAYEIRVLAERADRELASNGKSPEKLKGAGSFLMKVFGVLAGKGPKRVGALYVTCQLFKIYFKLGTVHLCRSVIRSIETARIFDFEEFPRRDKVTYMYYTGRLEVFNENFPAADHKLSYALTHCNPLREANIRMILKYLIPVKLSLGILPNAWLLEKYNLLEYSNVVQALKRGDLRLLRHALQEHEDRFLRSGVYLVLEKLELQVYQRLVKKIYIIQKQKDPSKAHQLKLEVIVKALKWLEMDMDLDEVECIMTILIYKNLVKGYFAHKSKVVVLSKQDPFPKLNGKPVNS is encoded by the exons ATGCTTAGGGGAGCAATGGCGTATCCAAGCATGGGAGAAGCCCATAGAAGAATCACAGATTACCTAAACAATTTCTCCGACGCCGTTTCAGACCAAGATGTAGCTTCCCTTGCTCagctcttttccttttcctccaACTCTCCCTCTCTCCTTTCCCTTGCCGATGCCCTCAACTTCTTCCag GATGCTAATAGATTGATAAAGCAGTCAGATAAGTTTTCACAGTTTGGTGAGATTTTGGCCCCACTTTTTCGTTCACTGCAAAGCTATAGACTTGGAAACTTGGTTGATGCCTACCATGCCTTCGAAAAATTTGCAAA TGCTTTTATTCAGGAGTTTCGGAATTGGGAATCATCGTGGGCATTGCAGGCATTGTATGTTATTGCTTATGAAATTCGGGTTCTGGCAGAGAGG GCTGATAGAGAGTTGGCTTCTAATGGAAAGTCCCCAGAGAAATTGAAGGGAGCTGGCTCATTCCTTATGAAAGTATTTGGTGTTCTCGCT GGAAAAGGCCCAAAACGCGTCGGAGCATTATATGTGACTTGCCAGCTGTTTAAAATCTACTTCAAG CTTGGTACAGTTCACCTCTGCCGAAGTGTCATAAGAAGTATTGAAACTGCTCgtatttttgattttgaggAATTTCCTAGAAGAGACAAG GTCACTTACATGTATTATACTGGGCGTTTGGAAgttttcaatgaaaattttcctGCT GCTGACCACAAGTTATCATATGCCTTGACACATTGCAACCCTCTCAGAGAAGCAAATATAAG gatgatattaaaatacttgaTACCAGTGAAGCTTTCATTAGGCATCTTACCTAATGCTTGGCTCCTAGAGAAGTATAACCTCCTTGAG TACAGCAATGTTGTACAAGCTCTAAAAAGGGGTGATCTCCGACTTCTTCGGCATGCTCTCCAAGAACATGAGGACCG GTTCTTGAGATCTGGCGTATATCTTGTTCTAGAGAAGCTAGAGCTCCAAGTTTACCAAAGATTGGTGAAGAAAAT TTACATCATCCAAAAGCAAAAGGACCCTAGCAAAGCTCACCAGTTGAAGTTGGAAGTAATTGTCAAAGCATTGAAATGGCTTGAGATGGACATGGATTTGGATGAG GTTGAGTGCATAATGACCATTCTTATATACAAAAATCTTGTGAAAGGGTACTTTGCTCACAAGAGCAAAGTAGTTGTTTTAAGCAAGCAAGATCCATTCCCCAAATTAAATGGAAAGCCTGTAAACTCATAG
- the LOC18588408 gene encoding venom phosphodiesterase 2 gives MTSSDSLSQTKPIPIPTQEEDPSSQSTALLSFNTDSSLDPSAKESPSKPTTTIVFIALILLTCVALSAAFAFAFLFYSSPSSSSSSSATVHNLSRPLKKLEKPVVLLISSDGFRFGYQFKTPTPNIHRLIANGTEAEMGLIPVFPTLTFPNHYSIVTGLYPAYHGIINNYFVDPNTGEVFTMASHEPKWWLGEPLWETVVNHGLEAATYFWPGSEVKKGSWNCPVKFCMDYNGSVPFEDRVDTVLSYFDLPGSEIPAFMTLYFEDPDHQGHQVGPDDPEITEAVARIDRMIGRLIDGLEKRGVFEDVTIIMVGDHGMVGTCDKKLIFLEDLAPWTEIPKEWVQSYSPLLAIRPPPGYAPSDIVAKMKDGLESGKVENGKFLKVYLKEELPSRLHYAASDRIPPIIGLIEESFKVEQKRTKRKECGGSHGYDNAVFSMRTIFIGHGPQFARGKKVPSFENVQIYNLVTSILKIPGAPNNGSSSFPASMLLPSQ, from the coding sequence atgaCGAGTTCTGATTCATTGAGTCAAACAAAGCCAATACCAATCCCCACCCAAGAAGAAGACCCTTCAAGCCAATCCACAgctcttctttctttcaacaCTGATTCTTCTTTAGACCCTTCAGCTAAAGAATCTCCTTCAAAGCCCACCACCACCATCGTCTTCATTGCTTTAATACTCCTAACTTGCGTTGCTCTTTCTGCTGCCTTTGCCTTTGCTTTCCTCTTTTACTCTTCTCCCTCTTCATCATCTTCCTCTTCAGCTACAGTTCACAACTTGTCTCGTCCTCTGAAGAAACTGGAAAAACCAGTGGTTCTCTTGATTTCCTCTGATGGGTTTCGATTTGGGTACCAATTCAAGACTCCAACGCCAAACATCCACCGTTTGATTGCTAATGGAACAGAAGCTGAGATGGGTTTGATTCCTGTTTTCCCTACTCTTACTTTTCCTAATCATTATTCCATCGTTACTGGCCTTTATCCTGCTTACCATggtattataaataattattttgtgGATCCTAACACTGGTGAGGTTTTCACTATGGCGAGTCACGAACCTAAATGGTGGTTAGGTGAACCACTTTGGGAGACCGTGGTCAATCATGGGTTAGAGGCTGCTACTTATTTTTGGCCTGGAAGTGAGGTAAAGAAAGGTTCTTGGAATTGCCCTGTAAAGTTCTGTATGGATTATAATGGTTCTGTTCCATTTGAGGACAGAGTTGATACCgttttaagttattttgatCTGCCTGGTAGTGAGATTCCTGCGTTTATGACATTGTATTTTGAGGATCCCGATCATCAGGGTCACCAAGTTGGACCTGATGATCCGGAGATTACTGAGGCTGTTGCCAGAATTGACCGTATGATTGGGAGGTTGATTGATGGTTTAGAAAAAAGAGGGGTTTTTGAGGATGTTACTATAATCATGGTTGGAGATCATGGGATGGTTGGTACATGTGATAAaaagttgatttttcttgAGGATTTGGCCCCTTGGACTGAAATTCCGAAGGAATGGGTTCAGTCTTATAGTCCATTGCTTGCTATTCGTCCACCTCCCGGTTATGCACCATCGGATATTGTTGCAAAGATGAAAGATGGATTGGAGTCTGGGAAAGTTGAGaatggaaaatttttgaaggtTTATCTTAAGGAGGAGCTACCTAGTCGGCTACATTATGCAGCAAGTGATCGAATTCCTCCAATAATAGGGCTGATTGAGGAGAGTTTTAAGGTAGAGCAGAAGAGAACTAAGAGAAAAGAGTGTGGAGGATCACATGGGTATGACAATGCAGTTTTCTCCATGAGGACCATTTTTATTGGTCATGGTCCTCAATTTGCAAGGGGGAAGAAGGTGCCATCTTTTGAGAATGTTCAGATATATAACTTGGTTACTTCAATTCTTAAGATACCGGGTGCTCCAAATAATGGGTCATCATCATTTCCTGCATCTATGCTTTTGCCTAGCCAGTAA
- the LOC18588410 gene encoding thioredoxin-like 2, chloroplastic — MADVVRLSASSFHSSSSSLHTSFASTLNSRQPGLPPNFNLRRKSCSLPSSSSSVAGLSRLPLTSRKQLLSFKVHATITETNKPKWWEKNAGPNMLDIHSTEEFLSALSEAGDRLVIVEFYGTWCASCRALFPKLCRTAQEHPEILFLKVNFDENKPMCKSLNVKVLPYFHFYHGAHGQLESFSCSLAKFQKIKDAIQMHSQSHRNVGPPKGLGDLNLESVSAPIEKPAVST; from the exons ATGGCAGATGTGGTTAGATTATCAGCATCATCgtttcattcttcttcttcttcgttGCATACCTCCTTTGCATCCACCTTGAACTCTCGACAACCGGGTCTGCCACCCAATTTTAATTTACGTAGGAAAAGTTGTTCTCTTCCTTCGTCTTCTTCTTCCGTTGCCGGCCTTTCTCGCCTTCCTTTGACTTCCAGAAAGCAATTGCTGTCTTTCAAG GTGCATGCAACTATTACTGAAACGAACAAGCCAAAATGGTGGGAAAAGAATGCCGGACCAAATATGCTTGACATTCATTCTACTGAAGAATTTTTGAGTGCCTTAAGTGAAGCTGGAGATCGATTAGttattgttgaattttatggaaCTTGGTGTGCTTCTTGCAGAGCTTTATTTCCCAAG CTCTGCAGGACAGCGCAAGAACATCctgaaattttattcttaaaagtCAATTTTGATGAGAACAAGCCTATGTGTAAAAGTTTGAATGTTAAGGTGCTTCCTTATTTCCACTTTTACCATGGAGCCCATGGACAACTGGAATCGTTTTCATGTTCGCTTGCCAAG tttcaaaaaataaaggatGCTATCCAAATGCACAGCCAATCGCATCGCAACGTCGGTCCACCTAAGGGACTTGGAGACCTGAATCTTGAATCTGTATCTGCTCCGATTGAAAAACCGGCTGTGTCAACTTAA
- the LOC18588411 gene encoding uncharacterized protein At4g29660 yields MASYLWRKYADYVYTKWERTLLWDMLEPYRRPKSFTPLVTIYIAAFYTGVIGSAITEQRYKEKYWEDHPGEAVPLMKPKFYGGPWKVLKGDVLPPNQ; encoded by the exons ATGGCAAGCTATCTCTGGAGAAAATATGCAGACTATGTTTACACCAAATGGGAAAGAACGCTTCTTTGGGACATGTTAGAGCCCTACAGAAGACCCAAATCTTTTACGCCTCTCGTTACTATTTATATTGCAGCTTTCTACACTGGGGTCATTGGCTCCGCCATTACTGAGCAACGCTACAAG GAAAAGTACTGGGAAGATCACCCTGGGGAAGCAGTGCCGCTCATGAAGCCAAAATTTTATGGTGGGCCCTGGAAGGTGCTCAAAGGTGATGTCCTGCCACCTAATCAGTGA
- the LOC18588412 gene encoding LOW QUALITY PROTEIN: PRA1 family protein F3 (The sequence of the model RefSeq protein was modified relative to this genomic sequence to represent the inferred CDS: inserted 1 base in 1 codon): MVKIQAINLPSNFNDSIQRIQTNAAFFRMNLAIIILFLLFLTLLWHPISLIVFIIMMVAGLFLYFLRDGPVSIXGFVIDDRIVMTGVLLVTIAMLFLTDVTDNIIIGLSVGLAVVLVHGVFRSTADLFSVDDEEVNRSPVLMRRAEEAVPLPLKNAASSSYSVS, from the exons ATGGTCAAGATCCAAGCTATAAACCTCCCCTCCAATTTTAACGACTCCATACAAAGAATCCAAACCAATGCGGCATTTTTTAGGATGAACCTTGCCATCATCATATTGTTTCTTCTCTTCCTCACCTTGCTCTGGCACCCTATCTCACTAATTGTCTTCATTATCATGATGGTCGCAGGGTTgttcctttattttttacgAGACGGCCCCGTGTCAA AAGGCTTTGTGATTGATGATCGCATTGTGATGACGGGTGTGTTGTTGGTTACCATTGCCATGCTTTTCCTAACAGATGTGACAGACAATATCATAATTGGCCTTTCTGTTGGATTAGCGGTTGTTTTGGTCCATGGAGTATTCAGAAGTACTGCTGATTTGTTCTCTGTGGATGACGAAGAAGTGAATAGATCGCCAGTTTTGATGCGCCGTGCAGAAGAAGCGGTGCCTCTGCCATTAAAGAATGCAGCCTCCTCTTCTTATTCTGTTTCTTAG
- the LOC18588414 gene encoding cytidine deaminase 1 → MDGPRFVIDSAEAEQMAKQSGQTVLQLLPSLVKSAQSLARPPISNYHVGAVGLGSSGRIFFGVNLEFPGLPLNHSVHAEQFLITNLSLNAEPLLKYLAVSAAPCGHCRQFLQELRGAPDVKLLITSSDDEKENKTNNNYNDKDQEFTPLSHFLPHRFGPDDLLEKDVPLLLEPHRNGLSFYSDLCNGKINGEDDLKYAALDAANASHAPYSRCPSGVALVDVEGKIYKGSYMESAAYNPSLPPAQAAIVAYVASGGGGGYERIVGAVLVEKADAVIKQEHTARLLLQCISPKCEFKVFHCKKTC, encoded by the coding sequence ATGGACGGACCCAGATTCGTAATCGACTCCGCCGAAGCCGAACAAATGGCCAAACAATCAGGCCAAACGGTGCTCCAACTCCTCCCGTCCTTGGTCAAATCCGCTCAATCCTTAGCCCGCCCGCCAATCTCGAACTACCACGTGGGAGCAGTCGGACTCGGGTCATCTGGTCGGATCTTCTTCGGAGTCAATCTAGAATTCCCGGGTCTACCCCTCAACCATTCCGTCCACGCCGAGCAATTCCTTATCACCAACCTCTCCCTCAATGCGGAGCCGCTTCTTAAATACCTCGCCGTCTCCGCCGCCCCTTGCGGCCATTGCCGCCAATTCCTCCAAGAGCTCCGTGGCGCCCCCGATGTCAAGCTCCTCATAACCTCCTCTGACGacgaaaaagaaaacaaaacaaacaataaTTATAATGATAAAGACCAAGAATTTACTCCTTTATCTCACTTTTTACCTCACAGGTTCGGCCCTGATGATTTGCTCGAAAAAGACGTCCCTCTTCTCCTCGAGCCTCACCGAAATGGGTTGTCCTTTTACTCCGATTTATGCAACGGCAAAATCAACGGTGAGGATGATTTAAAATACGCGGCTCTCGACGCGGCGAATGCGTCACACGCGCCTTATAGCAGATGTCCATCTGGGGTGGCGTTGGTGGATGTTGAAGGGAAGATATATAAAGGGTCTTACATGGAATCGGCGGCTTATAATCCGAGCTTGCCGCCTGCTCAGGCGGCGATCGTGGCTTACGTGGCGAGCGGTGGCGGTGGAGGGTATGAGAGGATCGTTGGGGCGGTTTTGGTGGAAAAAGCGGATGCTGTTATTAAACAAGAACACACGGCGAGGTTGCTTTTGCAGTGTATTTCGCCAAAGTGTGAGTTCAAGGTGTTCCATTGTAAAAAGacttgttaa